One window of Hevea brasiliensis isolate MT/VB/25A 57/8 unplaced genomic scaffold, ASM3005281v1 Scaf629, whole genome shotgun sequence genomic DNA carries:
- the LOC131169052 gene encoding receptor-like protein kinase HAIKU2, whose translation MPDDFGKLQNLSVLNLFYNQLSSEIPKSIGRLPALIHFSLLSVNLSGVLPPDLGRYSMLKTVEASSNKLTGRLLEFLCNRGKLVGVSGYNNNLNGELPESLGNCSSLLMMSISRNAVTSNIPIGLWTASNLRYLMLSSNLFTGELLDEVSRNLRRLEISNNMFSGKISTEASWRNLMFFNASNNLFCGTIPQELTAFPLVITLLLDRNRLTRAIPSDIV comes from the coding sequence ATGCCAGATGATTTTGGGAAACTTCAAAACTTATCAGTTTTGAATTTGTTCTACAATCAATTATCTAGTGAAATCCCTAAAAGTATTGGTCGTCTTCCAGCACTGATTCATTTTAGCTTGCTTAGCGTCAATTTGTCAGGTGTCCTCCCTCCAGACTTGGGAAGATATTCAATGCTTAAAACAGTCGAGGCTTCGTCCAACAAGCTTACTGGCAGGCTGCTTGAATTTTTATGCAATAGAGGAAAGTTAGTAGGAGTGTCAGGCTACAATAACAATCTCAATGGGGAGTTGCCAGAATCGCTTGGGAATTGCAGTAGTTTGCTGATGATGAGTATTTCACGTAATGCAGTTACTAGCAATATACCTATTGGTCTATGGACAGCTTCGAATTTGAGGTATCTAATGCTAAGCAGCAATTTGTTCACAGGTGAGCTTCTTGATGAAGTTTCAAGGAATCTTAGAAGGCTAGAGATCAGCAACAACAtgttttctggtaaaatttccacCGAAGCATCTTGGAGGAATCTCATGTTTTTTAATGCTAGTAATAACTTGTTTTGTGGCACAATCCCTCAAGAATTAACTGCTTTTCCTCTTGTCATTACTCTTCTGCTTGATAGGAACCGACTCACAAGAGCCATTCCATCCGATATAGTCTGA